The Anoplolepis gracilipes chromosome 7, ASM4749672v1, whole genome shotgun sequence genome segment ataattcttatatatagtattatttatatatatatatatatatatatgtttattcttGTGCCTCGATCTAGCACTCGACCACGTATATACATGAAAGTTgttcaaatcttttttatgttaagGTAAATTTTCACGAGTCGCTGAAACCGATTGTTTGAGCGACAAAAAGGatcacgtgaccaaaaataaaaatatcaattcgtcatttttggtcacgtgatCCTTTTTGTCGTCCAAACAATCGGTTTCAGCGGCTCGTGAAAATTTACCTTTAGACttttaaattccattttttaaagttcacttataatcttttgttaaaaatatgcgTCTGAACGCGGACgctatatatcttatatggaacaactatttaatattaaacaaaaagttGATGCTaagaattgtaatttaaaaattttttttcgttttttacaTGAAATCATACATTATTATCGCTTCCACATTTCGTTATTGTAAATACTTTAATTGTAGAGGATTTTCAATCtgtatagttaaaaattagatttgtaCTCCAACTGAGTAATTCATATCCTATCGGTTTACagatgtacaaaaaaattaggTTCCACATAAAAAAAGGTTTATCTTTACAcgatcttaaaaaataaataattaaaattcaagatcgacttttttcttcctcaaaatcctataaattttattgaaaacatcAAATTTCGAAGAAATACTTTGTAACACTTATATGAAACACCCTGCATATTTGTACAATCTACTCACATAAAAAACTATagttgctatttttttaatcttatattaaatataaatgtttataagataaaaattaggaAAGGGAGATGAGGATAGGAATGCATGGATAgtgtttaattattagttattatacaACATGAATGTGAGAAATGGGATAAAAAAGTTCTCGTTTTTTATCAGTAGCATAttgaaaatctaataaattgtttatgtatatttatatttacatatatatttttttccagaaACCATACTATGGCACacctttttaatattgataattaaagtCAAGGAAATGATAAAAGCATCTTAAAAAttcgacatacatatatatatatatatatatatatatatatatatatatatatatatatatatatgtactgttCGAGATATATCCAATTTTTTGAATCACAATACAGTTAACTTAACACAAATACAGTTAACTTAGCAGTCCTATTTTATAtcctttctatatatttatatatatttattaattttttatgtttttatataaatataaataaatttatattattctaaataaattttatataaacataatataaatttctttggtcttattttttgttctcCGTACCCGAGAAGTATACataagaattatatgtttCCCTCTCTATAACATTTTAagcttgttatatttttaccgCAGCCATATGAATTATGATCGAAATCGAGAAATCGTGAGTTTTTTCTTGCGAAATACTTATAccgaaataaataagtttcgTTGGATGCGATTACTCGTGTTCGATAATATAGATTAGCAAAATACATCGAAAGGTAGGATTTATTTTCACTGAAAATGTaagtatttgaattatataattagttattaatgcagaataatataaattttggcATGTTTTACTTACTGATTCATATTATCGAACACGTTCCAAAGAAACTTATTTCGATGTATttcacaagaaaaaaaattattaaaaattgttctaCCAATTTCATGATTCAATACGgctatagtaaaaatataggaaactTGAAATAGTTAAAGACTGTTGCAATTACCAGtctaataaacataaaatttataaagctgTTACAATAGAGaatttgttacatataatGACAGTAAGACTCTCATAACTTAGTCttctataatttcaaattcttttgcACGTTTTATTAATGCTAATGTTATGTAATGTCATGTCgtctctataataaataaatcatatatgaaACGTACTTACGTTTCATCTCACATAAAAATACTCATAAAAACACACATATGTGTAATTTGCTTTAGAagcacaaatattatattaaatatattaaatatattctttactatttttttataggtaTTTCCAGCCCTATACTGAAAAAGTTATGGAAGTCCtactgtaattaaaaattgatacattACGAGttgattaaatgttatttaaatcttgTGAATTTCTTCACATtggacattttttaatatattactaataatgtatcaataataaattttcatcagaaattgtgaaataatcttatagttatatttttccatacaTAATGTAGTCtgcaacaaaataataaaattgaattcttaaaacattaacacattaaaattacaagcTAGTTTGAATCTGTTGTGAAATTATGCTAATCTCCTTCAAAATTGATAATTCACATTAAATTcatctaatattaaaagtatcacTTCTTTGACAATTGTTGAtttcagattgtaaaattccttCTTTCAGGTATGcctttaaattcttataaaaaaaaataaatcttcttttCTTAGTCTATTCATTTTAACTatactttgtaataaatatattatataaataattcttctctttttcctccAAAACTTAGGAACATATGCTTCAAACTATGTATTTCAAACTAGATTGCGTTTTTAATGTCCCATGTCCccacattttaaaaaatcaatttcattatttcagTAGCAGGCTATATAagtattagtaatatatatttttcaaatgttataCAAGTGAGCATTTGTTTCAAAACTATAGCTTGCACTCTATACAACTACTATTTGTTATATGTTTTGTtggcataatatatttacatcatcATATCGAGCAAGACATTCTTAAAAACCATTCAACAGATCTATTTTCTGTGCAATGTGTacacaaaaatgtttaatttatcagAATAGCCACTTTGATTctcaatgtaatattaaaaacctttCATTCAAGAGCAAaactatataagaaaatagttTAGCGCGTCAAAGTTTCTCTTGCTTATACAACCAcgattttatgattattaccATTTGGCAAGAGAACATAATAGACACGCTTTCCCTTATCTCATTGAAACTCTTGTATATTAGTATGATACTGACTGTTAGCGAATGACCCATTAGTCTGTTCATTCCGTTCAATAACACTTTGCATTTCAACAGTTGATTCATTACTAGATTgtccattattatttaaatgtccaGCATTAATGTTATTTGTCACTACATTCACATTTGCAGTATTTGCTTGCTGCGATTGTTGCTGCTGATGCccgtttaaattattttgtgcagaattattatttttcgatcTGTGTCTAAGTTTATGTGTAGTAAGGTATTGTTTTACGGAGAATGCTTTATGGCATATGTCGCATTTATATGGCAATGGATCTGGACAATTTACACCATCTGTAAGAGTTGTTGCATGAGTAGTTAAATGcatcatataataatgttttacaaCAAAAGATTTGCCACAAGTTTCGCAAATGTAAGGACCAGATACACCATGAGTTTTTCGATGTTTATGAAGATTATCTTTGCGTGAGAAACTTTTACCGCACATTTCACATTCGTGCATCTTTTGTCCGGTATGAGATACTGAGTGCCTTACTAAGTGCTCTTTACGACTGAATGCTTTTGCACATGTTGTGCACACATATGGTCGTTCACCAGTATGTAATTTCCTATGTTGAAAGAGATGTTCTTTTCGTTTGAATGGTTTACTACAAATGTCACAGCTAAAAGAACTAACATTAGTTTGTAAAGAATCGTCTTTGCTTCTAGTATCTGATGGTTCATTTATAAGTATTTCAACACTGCAATTATGATTGTTCATTTGAGTTAACGAGGAAAAACTTTTACCGCAATCGCGGCAGATAGTATTCTTTGTAGTCTGCGAAAGTACTTGAGGATTTACAGTGATTAAAGGTGCTGGTTCTGATCCTGATCTAAGCCTTAGAAATTCTCTGATTTGATCAATTGAATTACGAGACATCCCATCATCAGATGAAATTTTAgcaaattctttaaaatcttttatgtcATCTCGCACTGTTGTTGGTGTTGTCAGTGTGTTCTCTTTAAAACCcaagtttaaaaatacttcTGGCGTTGCTTGTACTGTATAAGTTTGTACACCTGAGTTAGGAGACTCGTCTTTTTGGACTTCagattgtattttttgtatgaCTTGCTGATTTGGTTCTATGTCTGTCTCAGTCTTGAGTACTACATTATTGTTTTGATGTACAACCGGTGTCTCTTGTTTCACTGAGAATTCTTGCTGTGTTATAATTTGCGTTTGCTGTTTCTCAAGTTGCTGAAGTTGTCTGTGCTGTTTCTCAAATTCACGTTGTTGCCTCTGTAATTGTTGTAGCTGCTGCGATAACTGTCCCTGCATTTGTTGATTAACTTGATTTTGAGTCTGCGATAACTGTCCTGCCTGGCTCAGAGAAATTGGTCTTTGGGATTGTTGATTGACTTGCTGATTTATTTGACTATGACTCTGTATTTGGTTCTGCGCTTGTTGTTGGATTGTAGGAGATTGATTCTGCTGGTCGCTAATTTGATTTTGCGCTTCATTTGATTGTTGCGACGATACTTGAGATGTCTGTTGTTGATAACTGTAATGAGTCTCTGCTGTAGCTTCAACAACAGCTGCTGCCATGCCACCTGGTTGCatctatgtaaaaaatgtaaaaaattgtattttattatttaataccaCAATGCtctatgataaatatatggaGGATAGgtttgagaaaaatgttaaatttaatattaaaattattgagattCATTACAGACCTGCATAGCACATTTGTATTGCTGCACTC includes the following:
- the LOC140667846 gene encoding uncharacterized protein, with the translated sequence MSGYRKVNYYELCRLCTNSEGSKMNIFREEGRRRQLQTKIQTYLPIQVMEEDSLPKIVCHECVKKLENFIEFRETVVTAEGMLESYFTSLRFSEDFLKEGKVYVKNTEKERSSTPEDEILKAMDKVSTSPRSQVISNDQQIQQHQQPVVVSNINASNIQIISGVQARVQQYKCAMQMQPGGMAAAVVEATAETHYSYQQQTSQVSSQQSNEAQNQISDQQNQSPTIQQQAQNQIQSHSQINQQVNQQSQRPISLSQAGQLSQTQNQVNQQMQGQLSQQLQQLQRQQREFEKQHRQLQQLEKQQTQIITQQEFSVKQETPVVHQNNNVVLKTETDIEPNQQVIQKIQSEVQKDESPNSGVQTYTVQATPEVFLNLGFKENTLTTPTTVRDDIKDFKEFAKISSDDGMSRNSIDQIREFLRLRSGSEPAPLITVNPQVLSQTTKNTICRDCGKSFSSLTQMNNHNCSVEILINEPSDTRSKDDSLQTNVSSFSCDICSKPFKRKEHLFQHRKLHTGERPYVCTTCAKAFSRKEHLVRHSVSHTGQKMHECEMCGKSFSRKDNLHKHRKTHGVSGPYICETCGKSFVVKHYYMMHLTTHATTLTDGVNCPDPLPYKCDICHKAFSVKQYLTTHKLRHRSKNNNSAQNNLNGHQQQQSQQANTANVNVVTNNINAGHLNNNGQSSNESTVEMQSVIERNEQTNGSFANSQYHTNIQEFQ